A window of the Bacillota bacterium genome harbors these coding sequences:
- a CDS encoding VanW family protein, with amino-acid sequence METKLLSKQAARMPLVRRSHLMIWFGLMVLAAGAGVISFFARQAHIHPTGIWTVAGMDIDPMSPDSRQKLEAAARHWQQNVLLVQAFRPDGGVLQARVRYGELGASWDLEKTLQRVQTMARRYPVWWRTVLAATGQQVSPNVSPVFHFDDHRLQGWLKRWRCQVESAPQDARLRYLAARQWEVIPEKAGYRLPANTGALIQEAVRSGHGVCAVRMETVPPRITSEHLREIDAEWTVATTRYSERERNRAHNIRKAAASINGIVLLPGDTFSYNEVVGPRTFKEGFRRAPVIVKGELVPGDGGGVCQVSTTVYMAALQAGLQIVQRSRHAFPIEYAPAGLDATVVYGAIDLRFRNDTPCPIVLVAEAKNGRMVVRVLGAERYRRTVKLQRIVHAIIPAPAKTFPTTCLPAGVRKVRDKGHRGWRVSVYRIIEEPGKPPIREKVTTDYYRPQPRIVLVGQAMPSRPSAQETAPAQETQPEP; translated from the coding sequence GTGGAGACGAAGCTCCTGAGCAAACAGGCAGCGCGAATGCCCCTTGTCCGCCGCTCACACCTGATGATTTGGTTTGGGCTCATGGTACTGGCGGCGGGTGCGGGGGTGATTTCGTTTTTCGCGCGCCAGGCGCACATTCACCCAACCGGTATCTGGACGGTTGCGGGGATGGATATTGACCCGATGTCGCCGGATAGCCGCCAGAAGCTGGAAGCCGCCGCTCGCCACTGGCAGCAGAACGTGCTGCTGGTGCAGGCGTTCCGTCCCGACGGTGGTGTTCTGCAAGCCCGCGTCCGCTATGGAGAACTTGGGGCATCTTGGGACTTAGAGAAGACGCTGCAACGCGTGCAGACGATGGCGCGTCGCTATCCCGTGTGGTGGCGCACGGTTCTTGCCGCTACCGGACAGCAGGTATCGCCAAACGTCTCTCCGGTTTTTCACTTCGATGACCACCGCCTTCAGGGGTGGCTGAAGCGGTGGCGTTGCCAGGTAGAGTCGGCACCGCAGGACGCGCGCCTGCGCTACCTGGCAGCGCGACAGTGGGAGGTTATCCCAGAAAAGGCAGGTTACCGCCTGCCCGCAAACACCGGCGCGCTGATTCAGGAGGCGGTGCGCAGCGGACATGGCGTATGCGCGGTAAGGATGGAGACGGTGCCACCGCGCATCACGAGCGAACACCTGCGCGAAATCGATGCTGAATGGACGGTCGCGACCACTCGGTACTCGGAGCGCGAGCGCAACCGCGCCCACAACATTCGCAAAGCCGCCGCCAGCATCAACGGCATCGTGCTGCTGCCCGGCGATACCTTCTCGTACAATGAGGTGGTCGGTCCCCGCACATTCAAAGAGGGTTTTCGCAGGGCGCCGGTCATCGTGAAAGGCGAGCTGGTGCCTGGCGATGGCGGTGGGGTGTGTCAGGTCTCTACCACAGTATACATGGCGGCGTTGCAAGCGGGTCTGCAGATTGTTCAGCGTAGCCGCCATGCGTTTCCTATCGAATACGCGCCCGCGGGGCTGGACGCCACGGTCGTTTACGGCGCGATTGACCTGCGTTTTCGCAACGACACCCCCTGCCCCATCGTTCTGGTTGCCGAGGCAAAGAACGGCAGGATGGTCGTTCGGGTGCTGGGTGCGGAGCGTTACAGACGAACGGTGAAACTGCAGCGGATAGTCCATGCCATCATCCCCGCGCCCGCAAAGACCTTTCCCACCACATGCCTTCCCGCTGGCGTTCGAAAAGTTAGGGACAAGGGGCACCGCGGCTGGCGCGTGAGCGTCTACCGCATCATCGAGGAGCCTGGCAAGCCTCCCATACGCGAGAAGGTTACCACCGACTACTACCGCCCGCAACCACGCATTGTGCTGGTAGGACAGGCAATGCCCAGCAGACCATCTGCACAGGAAACCGCACCTGCTCAGGAGACCCAACCGGAGCCGTAG
- a CDS encoding glycosyltransferase family 39 protein has translation MSKTNTQQVQNRPVWEWGDGSALFLAYVVVLVVLLAVKAKTSLRLDEAYSVLIARRSLAELIISLEADTWPPLYFVALSFWIRLFGDSELGARSLSLVVFVLCLGATYKLAFDIFGNSRIALFSAWLLSVMSLAVNHATNARGYMMLCLASAISTRFALAAMYRKGRELPFAVGYIAASFAGLMTHYSFGYVMLAHLVLCFSHFRDRLALLVVTQGIASGVFVVSWGTIFWHQLTEIAPLGLVWIKPTSLLTLMDALAAPFGSVTGSSRYAVFTGLCWAILLAPLIATIRPMARRIDDSAVHLILLVFAELVALLVVSRFKPSYVPGRQDVIIVPLIAILFARWLCATISSRTIMLVLVSLSLLRIGATSYQAFKGDTGTDRWVARQICAVASSGDVVILTDLSWCGITYYLGRICPQKTVELVAFPSDIPSHPGWRNLNHIAQQIAAGSDLEALIQRLNTAGSKGARALIVAMSPFPVYQEVRQRLNAHFTLLNRWAVPNHAKTGTYVSELLYYSFTPTTPTSQPRRESHR, from the coding sequence ATGAGTAAAACGAACACTCAGCAAGTGCAGAACCGCCCCGTCTGGGAGTGGGGAGACGGGAGTGCACTTTTTCTTGCGTACGTTGTCGTCTTAGTTGTGCTCTTGGCGGTCAAGGCGAAGACGTCGCTACGGTTGGACGAAGCATACAGTGTCCTTATAGCTAGGCGGTCACTTGCGGAACTAATCATATCTCTCGAGGCCGACACTTGGCCGCCTCTTTATTTCGTTGCCTTGTCATTCTGGATTAGGCTTTTCGGGGACAGTGAGCTGGGCGCACGTTCCTTGTCACTGGTAGTGTTCGTGTTGTGCCTTGGTGCAACATACAAGCTTGCATTCGATATTTTTGGGAATTCCCGGATTGCATTATTCTCCGCTTGGTTGCTGTCGGTCATGTCACTTGCTGTTAACCATGCAACAAACGCGCGCGGGTATATGATGCTATGCCTCGCTTCTGCCATCTCGACTAGGTTTGCTTTAGCCGCGATGTATAGAAAAGGCCGGGAACTGCCCTTCGCAGTAGGTTACATAGCAGCTAGTTTTGCGGGATTGATGACACACTATTCCTTTGGCTATGTGATGTTAGCACATCTAGTTCTTTGCTTTTCCCATTTCCGCGATCGTTTAGCCCTTCTCGTCGTCACACAAGGCATAGCCTCAGGTGTATTCGTGGTAAGTTGGGGCACGATTTTCTGGCATCAGCTTACGGAGATTGCACCTCTTGGTTTGGTGTGGATTAAGCCGACATCGTTGCTGACCCTGATGGATGCGTTAGCGGCACCTTTCGGTTCTGTGACAGGTAGCTCCCGCTATGCTGTCTTCACCGGACTATGTTGGGCAATATTACTAGCGCCGCTGATTGCTACCATACGACCCATGGCTCGCAGGATTGATGATAGTGCAGTGCATCTGATACTGTTGGTATTCGCGGAGCTTGTTGCACTCCTCGTTGTATCAAGATTTAAGCCAAGCTACGTTCCGGGGCGACAGGATGTGATAATTGTGCCGCTGATAGCGATACTGTTTGCACGATGGCTATGTGCGACTATTTCATCACGAACCATCATGTTAGTTCTGGTATCTCTGTCCCTACTCCGGATTGGCGCTACTTCTTATCAAGCATTCAAAGGCGACACAGGCACCGACCGCTGGGTTGCCCGCCAAATCTGCGCAGTGGCTAGCTCAGGCGATGTTGTTATTTTGACCGACCTTTCGTGGTGTGGGATAACTTACTATTTAGGTCGCATTTGTCCCCAAAAGACTGTTGAGCTTGTCGCGTTTCCATCTGATATACCGAGTCATCCTGGATGGAGAAATCTGAACCATATTGCCCAACAAATCGCGGCTGGTTCAGATCTTGAGGCTTTAATCCAGCGCCTAAACACAGCAGGGTCAAAGGGGGCCAGAGCGTTGATAGTGGCTATGTCCCCTTTTCCGGTTTATCAGGAGGTCAGGCAACGACTAAACGCCCATTTCACTCTCCTCAATCGCTGGGCAGTTCCAAATCACGCAAAGACAGGAACATATGTCTCTGAGTTACTATACTACAGTTTTACCCCCACCACCCCTACGTCCCAGCCGAGGCGGGAAAGCCACAGGTGA
- a CDS encoding quinate 5-dehydrogenase has product MRHIVSVSLGSSKRDKVLETEILGTPVRIERRGTDGDKRRFQQLLQELDGKVDAIGLGGCDLHLWAQGRRYTFRDVQKLVSVVQHTPVVDGSGLKNTLERWAVERIEQKGLLDWSSQNVLLVSALDRFGMAEALAEKAGSVVFGDALFALGLPLPIRDIRTLARLARVVLPVVVRLPFEWLYPVGEKQEQNTPRWERYFRWADVIAGDWHYIHRYAPHDLSGKVMLTNTVRQADVQFLRERGADLLLTTTPVFHGETFATNVLEALIVALSGSAELHESDYHLWLSRLGWDVGVVGVKL; this is encoded by the coding sequence ATGAGACACATCGTTTCGGTCAGCCTCGGTTCCAGCAAGCGCGATAAAGTGCTGGAAACCGAAATCTTGGGCACACCCGTGCGCATCGAGCGGCGCGGCACCGACGGCGACAAGCGAAGGTTCCAGCAACTGCTACAAGAGCTGGACGGCAAGGTAGACGCCATCGGTCTGGGCGGATGTGACCTGCACCTGTGGGCGCAGGGGCGGCGTTACACCTTCCGCGACGTGCAGAAGCTGGTATCGGTTGTGCAGCATACGCCAGTGGTGGACGGCAGCGGCTTGAAGAACACGCTGGAGCGGTGGGCGGTGGAGCGCATCGAGCAGAAGGGGCTGCTGGACTGGAGCAGTCAGAACGTGCTGCTGGTGAGCGCACTGGACCGCTTCGGCATGGCGGAGGCGCTGGCGGAGAAAGCCGGAAGCGTCGTCTTTGGCGATGCGCTGTTCGCGCTTGGATTACCGCTGCCTATCCGCGATATCCGCACACTGGCTCGTCTGGCGCGAGTGGTGCTGCCTGTGGTGGTGCGATTGCCCTTTGAATGGCTCTACCCGGTCGGCGAGAAGCAGGAGCAAAACACCCCCCGCTGGGAGCGATACTTCCGCTGGGCAGACGTCATCGCGGGCGACTGGCACTATATCCACCGCTACGCCCCCCACGACCTTTCGGGGAAAGTCATGCTGACCAACACCGTGCGTCAGGCGGATGTGCAGTTCCTGCGCGAGCGCGGCGCAGACCTGCTGTTAACCACCACTCCCGTCTTCCACGGTGAAACCTTCGCCACCAACGTGCTGGAAGCCCTCATCGTTGCTCTCAGCGGCTCGGCGGAGCTGCATGAGTCGGACTATCACCTGTGGCTTTCCCGCCTCGGCTGGGACGTAGGGGTGGTGGGGGTAAAACTGTAG
- the cysS gene encoding cysteine--tRNA ligase yields MLPLRIYNSLTRREEEFVPREPGKVSIYACGLTVQGPPHVGHVRGAIVFDAVRRWFMHLGYEVHMVQNFTDIDDKIIAAAAKEGITPAEVADKYAKKYIEVMERLGILPVHYCHVTENMDEIIRMIERLIEKGHAYVVDGDVYYDVSSFPEYGKLSGRNLDEVRAGYRIEVDERKDDPADFALWKAAKPGEPYWESPWGKGRPGWHIECSAMSLKYLGPGFDIHAGGNDLVFPHHENEIAQSEAYLDGVFARYWMHWGSVNLRQEKMSKSVGNFFTAEEILAEFEPDVLRLFLLSTAYRSPIEFSRERMQEAQSALRRIRTALRNARRVLPAAPEDAPIAEHYYHRFADAMNSDFNTAAAISVLFDAISEINRLTTAIQVQSDEQARNDLTSLVATVRLFGNLLGIHRLEEEEGGLDDSFALRLIEKAIAWRQMAREKREWTLADRIRDDLRELGIILEDSVTGTTWRRSS; encoded by the coding sequence ATGCTGCCGCTGAGAATCTACAACAGCCTGACCCGACGCGAGGAAGAGTTCGTTCCGCGAGAGCCCGGCAAGGTCTCTATCTACGCCTGCGGCTTAACCGTACAGGGACCGCCCCATGTCGGGCATGTGCGGGGGGCTATCGTGTTCGATGCCGTCCGCCGATGGTTCATGCATCTCGGCTATGAAGTACACATGGTGCAGAACTTCACCGACATCGATGACAAGATTATCGCCGCCGCGGCGAAGGAGGGGATTACCCCCGCTGAGGTCGCCGATAAATACGCTAAAAAGTATATCGAAGTGATGGAGCGATTGGGCATACTGCCCGTGCATTACTGCCACGTCACCGAGAACATGGACGAAATCATCCGTATGATCGAACGGCTCATCGAAAAGGGACACGCCTACGTGGTGGATGGCGATGTCTATTACGATGTGTCCAGCTTCCCCGAATACGGCAAGCTTTCAGGGCGCAATCTGGACGAGGTACGCGCGGGCTATCGTATCGAAGTAGACGAGCGCAAGGACGACCCTGCCGACTTCGCCCTGTGGAAAGCCGCCAAACCCGGCGAGCCGTACTGGGAAAGCCCATGGGGCAAGGGACGTCCTGGCTGGCACATCGAGTGCTCTGCGATGAGCCTGAAATACTTGGGACCAGGCTTCGATATCCACGCCGGCGGTAACGACCTGGTGTTCCCTCACCACGAAAACGAAATCGCCCAAAGCGAGGCGTATCTGGACGGTGTGTTCGCCCGATACTGGATGCACTGGGGTTCGGTGAACCTGCGTCAGGAGAAGATGAGCAAGTCGGTGGGTAACTTCTTCACCGCCGAGGAGATACTGGCAGAGTTCGAGCCGGACGTGTTGCGCCTGTTCCTGCTTTCCACCGCCTACCGCAGCCCCATTGAGTTCAGCCGGGAACGAATGCAGGAAGCACAATCCGCCCTGCGGCGCATCCGAACTGCCTTGCGTAACGCGAGGCGCGTCCTGCCTGCCGCCCCAGAAGATGCTCCCATCGCCGAGCATTACTATCACCGCTTCGCCGATGCCATGAACAGCGACTTCAATACGGCGGCGGCCATCTCCGTGCTCTTCGATGCCATCAGCGAAATCAACCGCCTGACCACCGCCATCCAGGTGCAGAGCGACGAGCAAGCCCGCAACGACCTAACGTCACTGGTCGCCACGGTGAGGCTCTTCGGCAATCTGCTCGGCATCCATCGGCTGGAAGAAGAGGAAGGTGGTCTGGATGACTCCTTCGCCCTCCGGTTGATTGAAAAAGCGATTGCGTGGAGGCAGATGGCGCGAGAGAAACGTGAGTGGACGCTTGCTGACCGCATCCGCGACGACCTGCGCGAGCTGGGCATTATCCTGGAAGATAGCGTGACGGGCACCACGTGGAGACGAAGCTCCTGA
- the cysE gene encoding serine O-acetyltransferase codes for MWRIWQRIREDIQTVFRKDPAARSVWEVLTYPGLHAVWMHRVAHWLWNHRLLFLARLLSQVNRFLTGIEIHPGAKIGRRFFIDHGMGVVIGETAEIGDDVLMYHQVTLGGTTLERVKRHPTIGNNVLIGMGAKIIGPITIGDNCRIGANAVVNKDIPPNCTVVGVPGRIVIRDGKRVEEPPPVMDNVINKIDPEDEIIQNLRQQIELLQQQVEILQKQIDQQNEVIQRYGGELDAIRYHTLTHAHHDEGDTCCR; via the coding sequence ATGTGGCGTATTTGGCAGCGTATTCGGGAAGACATCCAAACCGTCTTCCGCAAAGACCCCGCGGCGCGTAGCGTCTGGGAGGTTCTGACCTACCCCGGTCTGCACGCCGTATGGATGCACCGTGTCGCCCACTGGCTGTGGAACCATCGTCTTCTTTTTCTTGCCCGCTTGCTATCGCAAGTCAATCGCTTCCTGACCGGTATCGAAATCCACCCGGGCGCAAAGATCGGACGACGCTTCTTTATCGACCACGGCATGGGGGTGGTGATTGGCGAAACCGCTGAGATTGGCGACGATGTGCTGATGTACCATCAGGTGACGTTGGGCGGAACCACGCTGGAGCGGGTCAAACGCCACCCCACCATCGGCAACAACGTGCTGATTGGCATGGGCGCCAAAATCATCGGTCCCATCACCATCGGAGATAATTGCCGCATCGGCGCGAACGCGGTCGTGAACAAAGACATTCCACCGAACTGTACGGTAGTAGGCGTGCCGGGGCGCATCGTCATCCGCGACGGCAAGCGCGTGGAAGAGCCGCCGCCCGTCATGGATAACGTGATCAACAAAATCGACCCGGAAGATGAGATTATCCAGAACCTGCGACAGCAGATTGAATTACTGCAACAGCAGGTAGAGATTTTGCAGAAGCAGATTGACCAGCAGAACGAAGTGATTCAACGCTACGGCGGGGAACTGGACGCCATTCGGTATCATACCTTGACACATGCACATCACGACGAGGGGGACACATGCTGCCGCTGA
- a CDS encoding DUF2207 domain-containing protein, translating into MQRPSWVGVCLLLLTLATASAKEYDHPLIAQVYRLQANGDAEVEEVRVFRFSGSFSWANLKRSTRGQYGSYGIEYLGVWDADTNQPLPYSQTSEGEYAVLRWEYQARDTTKRFLLRYRIRGAVQRYSDVAQFYWKAIEDEHAPLDEVQITIVPPAASLKLFKVFVHRRAAPGKLHIHPDFTRAEIRQTNIPTDSFVEVRVMLDPAIFASAPLQAGNRYEGFLEEERRFAERELREARRRAQITKIVDALVAVEIPVVVVLGFGFLGYLLVTYNRYGREPELPEIEYVREPPRDLPPAVVPAILTQGKTVPLEVVKGFSATVLEAARLGYLRIEEFENRKLLGLVRSIERRYVLTPEGSALLRDGKVEPQGRKGRVLEPLEQEALRVLFLRAGDGESVTESELRRWAEKTSGSKTQVYRFVERWGKALRRWFEKQYFRLDDPASEKAKKRFWKNLLIIGGIGTLVTLPVSLFTLLPLGVVLSVIAGVSLSRRSPEAAQEYQRWDAFRRFMTDFSAMREAGADLLPLWEQYLVYAVSLGVADKLIHHLALVAQEHGYTLTSPSWYQSASADRFSADSVAGMTNFVQNLQSLTSALSSSTSSGGGFSGGGGGGGGGGSSSAG; encoded by the coding sequence ATGCAAAGACCATCATGGGTTGGCGTATGCCTGTTGTTACTGACGCTTGCGACGGCGTCTGCGAAAGAGTATGACCACCCCCTCATTGCGCAAGTTTACCGCCTGCAGGCAAACGGCGATGCCGAGGTGGAAGAAGTGCGCGTCTTCCGCTTTTCCGGTTCCTTCAGCTGGGCGAACCTGAAGCGTAGCACCCGAGGACAGTACGGCAGCTACGGGATTGAGTACCTCGGCGTGTGGGATGCCGACACGAATCAGCCATTGCCTTATTCCCAGACATCGGAAGGCGAGTATGCGGTACTGCGCTGGGAATATCAGGCAAGGGACACCACCAAGCGGTTCCTGCTGCGCTACCGCATTCGCGGCGCGGTGCAGAGGTATTCGGATGTGGCTCAGTTCTACTGGAAGGCGATAGAGGACGAACATGCTCCGCTGGATGAAGTGCAAATTACAATCGTGCCTCCGGCTGCCAGCCTGAAGCTTTTCAAGGTGTTTGTGCACAGGCGCGCCGCGCCCGGAAAACTGCATATCCACCCGGATTTCACCCGCGCCGAGATACGGCAGACAAACATACCCACCGATAGCTTTGTGGAAGTGCGGGTGATGCTTGACCCCGCTATTTTCGCCAGCGCACCCCTGCAGGCAGGCAATCGCTATGAGGGTTTTCTGGAAGAGGAACGCCGTTTCGCTGAAAGGGAACTGCGCGAAGCCAGACGGCGGGCGCAAATCACCAAAATTGTCGACGCACTGGTTGCCGTGGAGATACCTGTCGTCGTTGTGCTCGGCTTCGGATTCCTTGGCTACCTGCTGGTCACTTACAACCGCTATGGGCGCGAGCCCGAGCTGCCAGAGATAGAGTACGTGCGCGAGCCACCGCGTGACCTGCCTCCCGCCGTGGTGCCAGCTATTCTCACGCAGGGCAAGACGGTGCCGCTGGAAGTGGTCAAGGGTTTCTCTGCCACCGTGCTGGAGGCAGCGAGGCTGGGGTATCTGCGCATCGAGGAGTTCGAAAATAGGAAGTTGTTGGGACTGGTGCGTAGCATCGAGCGGCGTTACGTGCTTACTCCTGAGGGCAGCGCCTTGCTCAGGGATGGCAAAGTAGAACCACAAGGGCGGAAGGGGCGCGTGCTGGAGCCTCTGGAGCAAGAGGCACTGCGTGTACTGTTTTTACGGGCTGGTGATGGCGAGTCGGTGACAGAGAGTGAGCTGCGTCGGTGGGCGGAGAAGACCTCCGGTAGCAAAACGCAGGTGTATCGATTTGTAGAGAGGTGGGGTAAAGCGCTGCGACGATGGTTTGAGAAACAGTATTTCAGGCTTGATGACCCGGCAAGTGAGAAAGCGAAGAAGCGCTTCTGGAAGAACCTTCTGATTATTGGAGGTATCGGCACGCTGGTAACGCTGCCGGTGAGCCTGTTCACCCTGCTGCCACTTGGAGTGGTGCTGTCTGTGATTGCGGGTGTATCCCTCTCGCGGCGAAGCCCTGAAGCCGCACAAGAGTACCAGCGCTGGGATGCCTTCAGGCGGTTCATGACCGACTTCTCCGCCATGCGCGAGGCAGGTGCAGACCTGTTGCCCTTGTGGGAGCAGTATCTTGTTTACGCGGTGTCACTGGGGGTAGCGGACAAACTCATTCACCATCTCGCGCTGGTTGCGCAGGAACATGGCTACACCCTGACCAGCCCCTCTTGGTACCAGAGCGCGTCGGCGGACAGGTTTTCTGCGGACTCGGTGGCAGGTATGACGAACTTTGTGCAAAACCTTCAGAGCCTGACCAGTGCGCTTTCTTCCAGCACCAGCAGTGGTGGCGGCTTCAGTGGCGGCGGGGGTGGCGGTGGCGGTGGAGGGAGTAGCAGTGCAGGATAA
- a CDS encoding PIN domain-containing protein → MYLVDTNVWLERLLGQQRDKEVQRFLERVPPDQLLVTDFTLHSIAVVLARLQEFELLERFVRDLFSSSAVRLINLPPEAFPKIVDTMQKYRLDFDDAYQYVAARQYSAHLVSFDRDFDRTDLTRLEPHQLMEQSP, encoded by the coding sequence GTGTACCTTGTCGATACGAACGTGTGGTTAGAACGCTTGCTAGGGCAGCAGCGCGACAAGGAAGTGCAAAGATTCTTGGAGCGCGTCCCCCCTGATCAGCTGCTCGTCACAGACTTTACTCTACATTCTATCGCAGTTGTCTTGGCTAGGCTCCAGGAGTTCGAACTACTTGAGCGATTTGTGCGTGACCTGTTCAGCTCTTCAGCTGTCAGGCTGATTAATCTGCCTCCTGAGGCTTTTCCAAAAATCGTTGACACCATGCAGAAATATCGCTTAGACTTCGATGACGCATATCAATATGTGGCAGCGAGACAATACTCAGCCCATCTTGTCAGCTTCGACCGTGATTTCGACCGTACTGACCTCACTCGCCTCGAACCCCATCAGCTCATGGAGCAATCCCCATGA
- a CDS encoding DUF2281 domain-containing protein — protein MILMQTLIEKIQSLPPDVQRQVEEYVDLLLSRHAPHAARKLSQDWAHGLARYADQYTALDLQKKALEWRGD, from the coding sequence ATGATTCTTATGCAAACGCTAATCGAGAAAATCCAGAGTCTGCCGCCGGACGTTCAGCGACAGGTCGAGGAGTATGTAGACTTACTGTTGTCGCGACATGCGCCTCACGCCGCGCGCAAGCTCAGTCAGGACTGGGCGCATGGGCTGGCGCGTTACGCAGACCAGTATACTGCTCTTGATCTCCAGAAGAAGGCTCTGGAGTGGCGAGGGGACTGA
- a CDS encoding LemA family protein, whose amino-acid sequence MWTIVIVLIVAIWAIATYNRLLVYRHRVENARAQVDVQLKRRYDLIPRLVETVRGYAQHEERIFERIAELRTQALQSLTPQQQEALEEEVRHGISNLIALAESYPELKANQNFLSLQEDLSDTEDKIRYARQFYNDTVMRYNLSIQRFPTLLIAPLMGFREQPLFTLDHAVQEREVPG is encoded by the coding sequence ATGTGGACGATTGTCATCGTGTTGATAGTCGCCATCTGGGCAATAGCCACCTACAACCGTTTGCTGGTCTATCGCCATCGGGTAGAGAACGCGCGAGCGCAGGTGGATGTGCAGCTGAAGAGGCGGTATGACCTGATACCCCGACTTGTCGAGACGGTACGCGGTTACGCCCAGCACGAGGAGCGTATCTTCGAGCGCATCGCGGAGCTGCGGACGCAGGCGTTGCAGTCGCTGACGCCCCAGCAACAGGAAGCTCTGGAGGAGGAGGTGCGTCACGGCATCAGCAATCTCATTGCTCTGGCTGAGTCCTATCCTGAGCTGAAGGCGAATCAGAACTTCCTGAGCCTTCAGGAGGATCTGAGCGACACTGAGGACAAAATCCGCTACGCCCGCCAGTTCTATAACGACACCGTCATGCGCTACAACCTGTCCATCCAGCGCTTCCCGACCCTGCTCATTGCACCGCTGATGGGTTTCCGCGAGCAGCCGTTGTTCACGCTGGACCACGCGGTGCAGGAGAGGGAAGTGCCCGGATAG